ATCCGCTCCGATTTCCTTGATCGCTTCACGTAACGGAATCGCGTTCACATTCGAAAAGGGATAAGTTACACCGTCTATTTTCACTTGCATTTCTGCTCCTAACTTTCAAACAAAATATGAGTCGCGCTCAGTTATGGTACCGTGCGACGTTACCGATGTCCGGGAGTAATGCCGCTCCAACATCACTTGTAATATAGTGCGTACCCGATGGCGGTACGTATGTTTCTCAAGGATTGTCTGCAATTGTCGCAATCGTTTTTCTTCAGCCTGCTCGGGTTTGTGCAACAACCATTTTGCTAATGCAGTCGCATCATCCCGGCTGGTAAACGTAAAAAACGCCTCCGGTGAAAACAATCGCGTCAAATCCGATTGCCGGTCGGTGAGCAGGATACCGCCGCAGAGTGGGACGTCAAACACCCGTTGGTTCACTGCTGTTGGCATTTGATAGCTGGTAAGATTCAGAACAAACGCTGCTTTACTGTAAACATCGGGCAATTCGGTAAAGTAATTCACCGCGGGAAATCGTTGCAGTCCACCCGGAGCATACTGCCACCCTTCGTCGCCATAGACCGCAAACGGTATTGTTTCGGCGAGTGATTGAACTATCTGCCACCGGTATTGCCGCGACGCTTCGATCACAATCGCTGATTCTAACTCGAGGGATTGCGCTTTGTCGGATAGTTCCGGCATTTCGTTCCATTCCCAGATCGGCAAGCGATTCTGGTGTAGCCATTGCGATGCTTCAGCAATCCAGTGATCGAATTGCGGCGAATCAGGCAGTCGTTTCCGCCACTTCACGGCAGCAGCAAATTGGCTATCGCCGACAAACGTTCCGATTGCGTTTGATTTTTTCGCAGGAGCACGGAGGCGGCGCTCATCGCCGGCTAACGGCAGCCAAACTGAGTTTGGAAACCATTCCGCCAACCGTTTTGCGTACGCTTCTTCCCAGAGAAAGGTGGTCACCAAATCAGATTGATTCCCCCGGTGATTTTGTAGAATGTAACTCGGGGAATCGACAAACCAGCTTGCAATCGGTAGTTGTAACTTCTCTAGCAATCGCGTTAATGCCCCTTCTTCATCAAAACCTAAGTGGTTAATCGTCAATAATAAACTGGGATGGGTCGCTTCAACCGCTTCTAACAGCCGCTCGACAAAGGTGTTGCGCTGCCAAAAGGAAATCTCGACAACAGTGACTCCTTCAGCCCGCAGCGCTGCCAAGA
The bacterium genome window above contains:
- a CDS encoding glycosyltransferase, encoding LAALRAEGVTVVEISFWQRNTFVERLLEAVEATHPSLLLTINHLGFDEEGALTRLLEKLQLPIASWFVDSPSYILQNHRGNQSDLVTTFLWEEAYAKRLAEWFPNSVWLPLAGDERRLRAPAKKSNAIGTFVGDSQFAAAVKWRKRLPDSPQFDHWIAEASQWLHQNRLPIWEWNEMPELSDKAQSLELESAIVIEASRQYRWQIVQSLAETIPFAVYGDEGWQYAPGGLQRFPAVNYFTELPDVYSKAAFVLNLTSYQMPTAVNQRVFDVPLCGGILLTDRQSDLTRLFSPEAFFTFTSRDDATALAKWLLHKPEQAEEKRLRQLQTILEKHTYRHRVRTILQVMLERHYSRTSVTSHGTITERDSYFV